A segment of the Bactrocera neohumeralis isolate Rockhampton chromosome 3, APGP_CSIRO_Bneo_wtdbg2-racon-allhic-juicebox.fasta_v2, whole genome shotgun sequence genome:
TGATATCGAAGAATTGTTCTCAACAATAGCAATTAAATTAGTTTCACAGAATATTTAGCCATAAGTAATTATATATACTGATGATGAATTGCCATATATAGTgctaatatgaaattaaatgcaaattaagTACATTCCAGTCATCTAATTTGGGACTTTATCGCAAAAAATAACAAGTGATTGGACAATTATTTTTCTACGGGGTAAAAAGATAGACATTTATCTTTGAAGCCTGAGAGAAATAGGTCTATCTAGAATTGACTGGCTACACAAAAGTTTCAAGGATGATTATAAAGCTGTTCAAAACTAATCGGCAAAAATTTTTCAGGAAAGGTCATAAAGACATAATCCTGATTACATCATGTTTCGAAGATAATATAAGCACTACGTCCCGCGCACAAGGCCGGAAAAATAACCGTTTTTGTCTTGAAGACCCaaatcagaaaaatatatagCGGGTCGTCAATATGAATTTTgattacaatttattaaaaaaaaaaaaaagaaaaaatcatgaATATCGTTACGAAGCCAGTTATACAATCTGATGAGACAGACGacactaaacaaaaatttttaaagtaaaaaattcaatggaaaattaaaatgtttagatAGTTGCAAGTTACAGAGTCTGAGGCTTGAAATCGAACTTCTCCACTAATAGAAACAATCTttatattactaaaattttttatgtcttCTTTTCCaagttaaaaatgttattatcaTTTCCCATagcaaaatatgttaaaaacatGGGAAATATAAGGGTTAAGGTTTTCATTCATTAGAACCCCCAGtaagattttaactaaacaTTGTtacgaagcaaaaaaaatttacaaaaaattctatttgacgatattttgtatgtacaatatatacatacataatatacaccTACAATCCAACTATTGCTTAACATTTTTATCATTGCAACAATTTCACATCTGAAAGCACAGCTTTTTAGTCACTGTTTTGCCATTTCCgcttttgatttaaatttcattaaagtcgGCGCTAAAAAATACACGCTTTCACATGTGTTTGCGCTCACTTTTTTCACGCTTATTCGATTTGTTTACTATGTTGATGTAATCAAAttgtaattttacttaaatgcttaatgttgcttgtttatttatttaaatatcattatttgcatttttactctcaataaacaataacaacacctGTACTGGTGTTCTCTTCTAAAGCAAATGTTTGACCATGTCTATTTACACTACGGGAGCTGTGCTCTTTCACGCTGCGGCAGCTTTCAGTAatcaaacaataaatttattccaCGCCAAAAGTCCAACCCGTAGCCAGCAGCCCGCGTAACTATCGTTTCCAAAGTACCACCTTCCACGTGCGGTCGTAAGCGCCGACTGAAGCTCACCATTGCAGGGAAcctttgacatacatatgtacgcccGCACCCACAagtgtaaaatatttcagttacgTGCGCTCTCCCGCTTTCgatgtttgtaaataaatttactatGCTTTATTCCCATTTGATGGAGATTTTTTGTCTCATTTATATCGAAGTGTGTGTTTTTTATGAAGAGAGTAGTGCcttaatttgcataatttaatcTGTGTTCAAATTTAAACTCAAACCGACATACAGTAATGTAATTTTATAGGTTTCAAGATCAGAGTGGATTTCTGTACAATTAAGAGAGTTgacataatttctttaaaaaaagcttgTGACATCCCTCCCAGGGAGAAGATAGTGGGACGCATGGATAAGCTACCTAGTCTATCTGACTTTAAGAGttcccaaaacaaaaaaaaaaaatattaataaggcCCTCCTACACTATCAACATCAGCAGTTCAGCAGTAGTCTTAAGGTATCCAGTTTCAAGAGAAAGAAATGTACTTTCAATACAAATACGAGACTAATAATATGGGatttaattaactaaaacaTATACAATACTATTATGCTAAGTATGGTACATCTGAAGCAATATAATTTTCTCATCTTTCTGGCAATTTGCGGAATCCATTCCAATGGAAGCGCGCCTGCTTGGCGTCCTAGAATGAAGCCATTTTTGTTACCTTGTCTTTATGTAAACCGTATTCCAGCGAGGGCGTTCTGCAATGACCGTAACAAATGGCAGTCAGAAGGGGTAAGGTCTGGTCTAGAAGGCAGGTGGACCAAAACTTCCCAGCcgctgttttccaaatagtttttaatcgGTCTTGCAACATGATGCCAAATGTTGTCATCATGGAAAATTATTGACAGCTAAAGTTCTCTGAAGTACGATAACTTTTAGcagagatttaaaaaaaaaaataagaagaacaGTTTTCAGGCACAAAGTTCGACttatttgagtgaaaaaaatacatatactgaAAAAGACGCAAAAGGACAGTAGTCAGACAGTTTCCAAcgaaatttctaataaaataatagtcAATTTATGTCTCTAATTTTTATTGGTTAAGAATTTTGGAtgaatatttactttaaatttttcgatCTCATTCAGTCTTGGTTTCTCGAATTTAGATAACAATATCACCAATATTCATCCATATGaagagatataaaaaaaataaattgaattatttatttcgtctaaataaacataaaaacaattttttgttgttttaaattattgtcTTTGAAGACGACAGAATACGAAGATCCCAACTTTTAATCAAAtggagaaatttaaaatatataaataataaattctttaaaattatcttAATATGTAGGTACAATACCTAAAgtgttgtaattatatttttattattgcataatttattaataacacaaaatacaaaattaaacatTTGCCAAATTAACTTCCTTatgccaaaattaaaattataaaattttgctaCATCCCTAATACCTTCTAATCTTTTTTCATTTAGCCAGTGCAACCATGTGGCAGAATCAGCTGTTTGCTTTCTATTTCAAATTAaggtaaacaaataaattgcaacAGCTCggatttagaaaaataaacaagttaATGGATAATGAATACAGCTCTTGAATTAGTGCCAACTCTACATAAACCGCTGCACTCCAAAGTTTCCAACTACCTAAACAATCAACGTCGTTCTGGCCAATACTGTGATTTAATAATCGAATTGGAATTGGATGTGGCTGGCGATGATGCAAATGCAGAATTCGGACACTTTTGTGTTGTTGGCGCACAAAGTCGCTTCATTGGCGGACCACAATTCATACAAAAATCATtgcaattttccatacacaatCCATTAAAGGTGACCATCAATAATTTCAGTTGTACACAATGTTTGCACACCATGATGGACTTCTTCTACGAAGATATAGTTTCCATATCAAAGGAACATGAACCGCATTTTAAGCAATTGGCAAAGATTTTAGCAGTGACAGagttaatgaatttatttgaattgcCAGATGAATTGGTGCCTACAGTGAATGGAAATAATCTGGCGGTCATAAGTCAAGAATGTGATGTCCAGAATGAGGCTGAGATTCTGGTAAAGAAAGAGACGGCAGAAACAGAGGCGGAGAAGAAGCGTGATGTCAATTTAGGTAATCGGGATATATTTAAAGATCAGCGCAACTTTTTCAATGTAAGTAGGCCATGTTGTTTATGACTGAATAactaagtatattttttattatatttctattttttttttttcgaattttaagcTAAAGAATCCACGGGCCACAAGTTCCAGCAGTAAAATCAACTATTGCATCGGTTGTGATTTCAAATGCTATCGCGTCCAGGAAATGATCACACATATGAGTAGCTGCGAACCCTCTCATCTCACCTGCTCGCTGTGTGAAGTTGGCTTTCTGGCATGGCGCGAGTATGAAGCGCATATTCAGCACCATCTGAGCAATTTGAAGAAACCGTTCTTCTGCCTAGAGTGCGGTGCTCGATTTGTCAATCGCGCAGCGCTAACCATACATTTACCCAAGCACACAACCGAAACACCACATCAATGTCAACACTGCGGAAAAGGTTTCAAGTGGAAGCAAGGCTTGAACAGCCATATGTTAATACACAATAAAGAAAAGCAAATGCTTTGTGATGTTTGCGGTTATAGCACAACCCATATGAAAGCACTAAAATCACATAAATTACAACATACTGGCGAATACTTTAAATGCCCATATCCTGATTGTAATCACCACGCAAATCGCAAAGAAAATCTACGTATACATATGGAAACGCATAAACAAGAGCGTCCATTTGTATGTGAGGTTTGTGGTTGTAAATTTAGTCAAAGTAAGAATTTGAAACGGCATGCGCTCAAACATTCTACTGATgaaatacacaaatataaatgtCAATTATGTTCATTTAGCAGTCATCGTTCGGATAAAGTGAAGGAACATGTACAACGTGTGCATACTGAGAAGGAAGTGCAATTGGAATTGCCGGAGATAGTTGAGAATGCTTTTGAAAATAATGTCTGTGACGAATTCGATTTACCACCGTTGACTGGAATCGATAAAGCCGAACTATTGAAtgtgaagaaagaaaaaattaacatgAAAGATTTGACAAAAAAAGCTCGCACGAAAAAGAAGGCCACTATTTTAACACAAAACAAACGACAAGTATCCATTGCGCCTAAACCAAATGCAGTTGTTGCGACAGTTACAAATATATTAAGCAATAATGTTAATAGTTGAATAAATTTTACGCATTAAATGCAATTTTGTGATTGATTATAATGGTAGTAACAACACTTACCTGTTAGCTGGTTCGTTGCAAATGTGGGttggaatttttctttgaaaatgtttattataattattttttagccTTTTCTGCACACTTGCAAAAAATAGCTTAGGAGATTGAGCTTTGCACACTTCGACATGAATGAAATACacttttgtaataattatacaaatttttcactttgGCACACACTTTCTGGCGCAGGCTATAGGATATCGCTAATATAAGAAGACTTGCACTCATAATATGGAAGATAAATGGaactttgcttatttttatattaatagaCTACATTTTTCTAATAATGATAGATTTTTTCacttgtatattgtatattgatAATAGGCTTAACTAATATAAGCTTTTCTGCACATTTTCAGAAAATAGTTTTAGGATGTTCACACTTTGGCATTGATGAAATACACTTTtctaataattataaacactTTTCACTTTGGCCACACACTTCCAGGCGCAGGCTATAGGATATAGCTAATAGAAGCACACTTGCACACATATTATGGAATATAAATGGAACTatgctaatttttatattgataaaccacatttttgtaataattatagatttttttcacttaaatcaCACATTTGCACATGGAGGGCTATCACGGACTAGAGGACTTTgctaatataatctccgaatgatattttgcaaagaagatGGTGTAGAGAGCGAACTTTGCCTATTTTGACATGGATACGCTTCACTTATTTCATGAATACTTAGTATGAGACGTTGCTTACAGATTTTAACTTCCATTTGCACTGGGTAGCGGCACAGGCAAAAGGACTCTGCATAgacatttgcaaaatatatcatatttatCACAAACTTTTGTATACACTGTAGATAATTTATTACACATATGCGCCTGAGCCTAATGCTTAGACggaattgttattttattaatttaaaattggatTAATCGGAAGTAATTAGATTTTCACCGGACTACGAATTTTATGAACAATAAGCATTTCCGCGCGCGTCGCTTGACAATTTTGCAGCAACTGGAATGACAGATGGGAGTTTAAGAATTGACACAGGGTGATTGCAATGATTTCGTGTCggctaataatttaaaaaaaaattaaaacatagtTGTCTTATCTACTTAATTATAACAATGATTATTATgataagttatgttatgttggGATAACTTAAGATATTGATATTTGAGTTGTACAGTGAATTGTCACCCCAACTTCCGGTGCTTTCACAAGAACTAAACATTccaataagaattttttataacataacatCTAAAACTTTGGTACATCCTGCACTTTTCTTTCTCCGACGTCACTGACCTGCCAAACATTTACCGTTTAACCAGCTCCGGTCAGTTATTCCGCCATTTTAAAGTTTCGTGTAAAAGAATTTCGTGAAAGTGccgtaatttaataaatttagtgtGTTAAAGTcatgtttttggtttttattagtCGTAAATCAATACAACTACCTGTTCTGTGTGCAAATAAATCAAGTGCAATGTGCGGGCCATGTAGTTAAGTGTGTTATTGATAAAAGAAAAGTGTGCAAAAAGTCGGCTGCCAATTAGCCAATTGCGTTGTGCGCatcaattcatttttttgtgtgtttattgTGATACGCTGTATGAAATAGCGTTTTGTGCTGTGAATCATTAagtgttccaaaaaagaaaGTGTATACAAGTGTTTATGATAAGAAAATTCCAGAGCAATGTGTTGATGTGCAGAGGTGcggagcagcagcagcggcgtaCAAGGTAAACTTCAACAACTTGCTAGATTATTTGTTAACAAGCATACATCTTATtggtacaacaaaaatataatttattcattTCGAAGTAAACAAACCGGCGAAtatgataataaaaacaaagatacGCAAAACAAAAATCGGTCACGGCTTTTTATTGCGTGGCTGCTTTTGGCATTAGATAGCtttctgtgtgtgtgcatacaATCACGTTGGCCTGTTTAGCAAAACGTCTATTGATGCGTGGGATTATGTATAGAAAAATTctagtttattgtttttgttaacttATTGTCTTTATAGTATTtacttatgcatttatttatatgagaGTGTCGCATTTACGCTAAGTGGCTCTTGATTTTCTGAGTAACGTTCAgaatataaaaagttaatacaattttaattttttttcgtctgCGCCgtttaattatatgtatttcatcAGAAATGTATCTGTTTACacaattgtttataaaatgtagtatataaaatatgtgagGGCAACAACTCTTAACAAGGACTCAAGTTGggttttcttataatatttttacgttGATTAGAACTTCCAGCCTAggacacatgcatacatgtacatatatgtatatacatatgtattaatgtacAATGTATTCAAATCTGCCTTAGTTGTTGCTTTTCTACCAATGGGAAACGGAAATGctaaattctaatttttacaGCAAATTTGACAacgaaaaatacacacatatgtatgtacatacataactcttgtataatgtatattatttttttacgtttttgaaTCGAAatgctatattttatattcgAATACcagtatatttttctttaaaaacacaaaaataaataaattttatttaaaataaattatttttaatttttaagcgcATATTTATACAGAttttcagaaaacaaaaaaattttttgaaaaaaattaaatatttttcgagttacacGCGATCTCCGACGgcgttaaaaaatttcatagtgtttccaatttaaaaaatagtgcgcgttaacaaaatttgtttaaaattgcgTCAGCTTTTCGTTGTGAAAATGTGAACACAAGTGTTATTCATACATACAACTCCGACCTTATTAACTCCAGAGATTTTTCGAGAAGTGCCAACAGATACGTAATCAAAAAGCTATGCGGAACAGTGGTTTATCTAACTTATGTGACTACTTAGCATAGCCTACAACTCCGGATAGTGCTCCAACTTTCTAGAAACTCAGACGCGCGCACCCTGTGTGCATGGAAAGCAAATTATAGCTGAGCGACAACAGCTGGAATTGAGTGGTGGTGAGTAT
Coding sequences within it:
- the LOC126752325 gene encoding zinc finger and BTB domain-containing protein 24, with product MNTALELVPTLHKPLHSKVSNYLNNQRRSGQYCDLIIELELDVAGDDANAEFGHFCVVGAQSRFIGGPQFIQKSLQFSIHNPLKVTINNFSCTQCLHTMMDFFYEDIVSISKEHEPHFKQLAKILAVTELMNLFELPDELVPTVNGNNLAVISQECDVQNEAEILVKKETAETEAEKKRDVNLGNRDIFKDQRNFFNLKNPRATSSSSKINYCIGCDFKCYRVQEMITHMSSCEPSHLTCSLCEVGFLAWREYEAHIQHHLSNLKKPFFCLECGARFVNRAALTIHLPKHTTETPHQCQHCGKGFKWKQGLNSHMLIHNKEKQMLCDVCGYSTTHMKALKSHKLQHTGEYFKCPYPDCNHHANRKENLRIHMETHKQERPFVCEVCGCKFSQSKNLKRHALKHSTDEIHKYKCQLCSFSSHRSDKVKEHVQRVHTEKEVQLELPEIVENAFENNVCDEFDLPPLTGIDKAELLNVKKEKINMKDLTKKARTKKKATILTQNKRQVSIAPKPNAVVATVTNILSNNVNS